A window of Acinetobacter sp. TR3 contains these coding sequences:
- a CDS encoding ABC transporter permease produces the protein MLSTIFKGKSSSSESPASTGLWQLALNRLKSDRIAVVSFLVVLFYFILLALSMTGVIASNWNKEVAVSYAPPTFLGVDTESDQMKDSSQKIAALPENPVDPLKDVIQQLNAEIQAEQQGNSVIDNYGVVDPLAEDMLQIDQQLGGHLIDQKQELKTTLPFGADKWGQDVLLKTIKGAETSILVGLLSALLAVVIGTFLGAIAGYFGGWIDDVLNWFYNIFTSIPYLLLVLAIAAVLQQKGILSIVLILGLTGWTGVFRLVRAEYMKHKSREYVLAAKAIGVSHLRRMFVHIFPNVSHIALVQISILVVSFIKSEVILSFLGFGVPVGVVSWGSMLNEAQSELILGKWWQLAAASIAMAILVTAFSMFTDALRDALDPKLK, from the coding sequence ATGCTCAGTACAATTTTTAAAGGCAAATCCTCCTCAAGTGAATCTCCTGCATCAACAGGACTCTGGCAGTTGGCATTGAATCGATTGAAATCAGATCGAATCGCCGTGGTTTCTTTCTTGGTGGTGCTGTTTTATTTCATCTTGCTCGCGTTATCAATGACAGGCGTGATTGCTTCCAATTGGAATAAAGAAGTCGCCGTCAGCTACGCGCCACCAACATTTTTAGGGGTGGATACTGAGTCAGATCAAATGAAAGACAGTAGCCAGAAGATAGCGGCATTACCTGAAAATCCAGTTGATCCATTGAAAGATGTGATTCAACAGCTCAATGCCGAAATTCAGGCTGAACAACAAGGTAACTCAGTCATTGATAATTATGGTGTGGTTGATCCTTTAGCAGAGGATATGCTGCAAATTGATCAACAGCTTGGTGGGCATCTAATTGATCAAAAACAAGAGTTAAAAACCACGTTGCCTTTTGGGGCAGATAAGTGGGGGCAAGATGTGCTGCTCAAAACTATTAAAGGTGCTGAAACCTCAATTCTGGTCGGTTTGTTATCCGCTTTATTGGCGGTGGTGATTGGTACTTTTCTTGGCGCGATTGCAGGTTATTTTGGCGGTTGGATTGATGATGTACTGAACTGGTTCTATAACATCTTCACTTCGATTCCTTATCTGCTATTAGTGCTCGCGATCGCTGCGGTACTCCAACAAAAAGGAATTTTGTCAATTGTTTTGATTTTAGGTCTAACGGGTTGGACTGGGGTATTTCGTTTGGTTCGTGCTGAATATATGAAGCACAAATCGCGTGAATATGTGCTTGCCGCAAAAGCCATTGGTGTTAGCCATTTACGCCGTATGTTTGTGCATATTTTTCCGAATGTCAGTCATATCGCGTTGGTTCAAATTTCGATTCTGGTGGTGTCATTCATTAAGTCTGAAGTGATTCTGAGCTTCCTTGGTTTTGGTGTTCCTGTTGGTGTGGTGTCATGGGGCAGTATGTTGAATGAAGCACAAAGTGAATTGATTTTGGGCAAATGGTGGCAACTGGCTGCGGCATCGATTGCAATGGCTATTCTGGTCACAGCATTCTCCATGTTTACTGATGCATTGCGCGATGCTTTAGATCCTAAGTTGAAATAG
- a CDS encoding M3 family metallopeptidase: MAKKMLKRSTLCLLSMAITGMSQGVWAVSTSAVLPIFKLNYSAEWCDANLHKLQQRISQLEQQSIQPQSTAAPVLAEWDQLMASFEDFSGPISLYSNVHPDAKFRKAADDCEVKINQLQTEIYQNPKLYQRIKNTKTTDPIDRKYRQDILDQFEDTGVQLAPEKRARLKHILDELTKLSQEFSRNVRDNPEKLEFTPAELKGLPESYISGLKKNDKGNYLLGFEYPEYQPFMELSDSDDARKRYQTAFTRRGTEKNLVLLKQIVDLRYELAQLFGQPSYADWALKKRMAKTPKTVNNFLADVHKVVAPLEQKEVQQLRVFKAKTLNISLEKAEINRWNVGYWSEKLRKDKYQIDQEKLRDYFPTLAAQKWLFAISENLYGIQFKAAKVDTWQQEVEYYDVVDQKTGEILGSLYMDKFPREGKYGHAAVWGVYGGSTLSKRKPISVLVTNFNRKGLNSNELETFVHEFGHALHGILSKTRYSGQSGTSVERDFVEAPSQMYEEWARRKETLSKVADYCDPACPRVDDALIARLKAVHNYGRGLGYARQTLYAQYDMALHVADALSVQPMDVWKKMESATALGYVPNTEFPGQFGHLMGYQAGYYGYMWSEVLALDMLSAFGDNLNNPEVGQRYRQTILSQGSQKNAAQLVKDFLGREPDNKAFLSEITGQRVK; this comes from the coding sequence ATGGCGAAAAAAATGTTGAAACGATCGACACTATGTCTGTTATCTATGGCGATCACAGGGATGAGTCAAGGCGTGTGGGCAGTAAGCACATCTGCTGTTTTACCTATTTTTAAACTGAATTACAGTGCAGAATGGTGCGATGCTAATTTACACAAGTTACAACAGCGTATTTCTCAATTAGAACAACAATCCATTCAACCGCAATCGACAGCTGCACCTGTTCTAGCTGAATGGGATCAATTGATGGCAAGCTTTGAGGATTTTTCTGGGCCAATTAGCTTATATAGCAATGTGCATCCCGATGCGAAATTTCGTAAGGCTGCTGATGATTGTGAAGTAAAAATCAATCAGTTGCAGACTGAAATTTATCAGAACCCAAAATTGTATCAACGAATTAAAAATACCAAAACAACAGATCCAATTGATCGTAAATATCGTCAAGATATTCTTGATCAATTTGAAGATACAGGGGTGCAGCTTGCGCCTGAAAAACGAGCACGTTTAAAACATATATTGGATGAACTCACCAAACTTTCGCAAGAGTTCTCTCGTAATGTCCGCGACAATCCTGAAAAATTAGAATTCACACCAGCCGAATTAAAGGGACTACCTGAAAGTTATATTTCAGGCTTAAAGAAAAATGATAAAGGCAATTATTTATTGGGTTTTGAATATCCTGAATATCAACCATTTATGGAACTTTCAGACAGTGATGATGCAAGAAAACGTTATCAAACGGCATTTACACGTCGTGGTACAGAAAAGAATTTAGTCCTGCTTAAACAGATTGTTGACTTACGTTATGAATTAGCACAGCTATTTGGTCAGCCAAGTTATGCAGACTGGGCATTAAAGAAACGCATGGCGAAAACACCAAAAACAGTGAATAACTTCTTAGCAGATGTTCATAAAGTCGTGGCACCTTTAGAGCAAAAAGAGGTGCAGCAGTTACGTGTATTTAAAGCTAAAACCCTAAATATTTCTTTGGAAAAAGCTGAAATTAACCGTTGGAATGTGGGGTATTGGAGCGAAAAACTACGCAAGGACAAATACCAGATTGACCAAGAAAAACTGCGTGATTATTTCCCAACACTCGCCGCACAGAAATGGTTATTTGCAATTTCCGAGAATTTGTATGGTATTCAGTTTAAAGCCGCTAAAGTGGATACGTGGCAACAAGAAGTTGAATATTACGATGTTGTAGACCAAAAAACAGGTGAGATATTGGGTAGCTTATATATGGATAAGTTCCCACGTGAAGGTAAATATGGTCATGCAGCAGTATGGGGCGTATATGGGGGCAGTACGCTGAGTAAACGTAAACCAATTTCAGTATTAGTGACTAATTTTAATCGTAAAGGTTTAAACAGCAATGAGCTTGAAACTTTTGTGCATGAGTTTGGGCATGCTTTACATGGAATTTTGTCAAAAACCCGCTATTCGGGTCAGTCAGGAACATCAGTAGAGCGTGATTTTGTTGAAGCACCATCGCAAATGTATGAAGAATGGGCGCGCCGTAAAGAAACTTTATCTAAAGTCGCTGACTATTGTGATCCTGCTTGTCCGAGAGTGGATGATGCACTGATTGCACGTTTAAAAGCTGTGCATAATTATGGACGTGGATTAGGGTATGCACGCCAAACGCTTTATGCACAATATGATATGGCATTGCATGTCGCTGATGCACTAAGTGTACAGCCAATGGATGTGTGGAAAAAAATGGAATCCGCAACCGCTCTAGGCTATGTGCCGAATACTGAATTTCCTGGGCAGTTTGGACATCTGATGGGCTATCAAGCGGGCTACTATGGTTATATGTGGTCTGAAGTATTGGCTCTGGATATGTTGTCTGCTTTCGGTGATAACTTGAATAATCCAGAAGTGGGTCAGCGTTACCGCCAAACGATTTTATCTCAAGGCAGCCAAAAGAATGCAGCTCAACTGGTCAAAGATTTCTTAGGCAGAGAACCGGATAACAAAGCTTTCTTGAGTGAAATTACAGGTCAACGGGTCAAATAA
- a CDS encoding ABC transporter permease: MLAYVVRRLWQMIPTMLGVILLIFFLFNWVGGDPAYILAGKMSSPEQIENIRKQLGVDQPYYVQLWIFIKQILTFDYGASWSTGEPVSQIILTRLGPSLTLLIPLTILQTVISIILALAVASVRGSLTDRMVMMLCTIGMSISILVYIIVFQYVLAYQLSWFPVQGWSDQFSQNLFQYSLLPILIMLVVSIAPTLRLYRSFVLDEINQDYVRTARAKGVGESRVLSVHVLRNASIPIVTEVMASLPALLIGAFLIERFFGIPGIGREIIIAVERSDFPVIKAITVYIAVVTMIFNLIADLIYKLLDPRVQLK; the protein is encoded by the coding sequence ATGCTTGCTTATGTCGTGCGTAGACTATGGCAAATGATCCCGACCATGTTGGGCGTCATTCTGCTGATTTTCTTCTTGTTTAACTGGGTGGGGGGAGATCCTGCATATATTTTGGCAGGGAAAATGTCTAGCCCAGAGCAAATCGAAAACATCCGTAAACAATTGGGCGTTGATCAGCCCTATTATGTGCAGCTGTGGATTTTTATTAAACAGATTCTGACTTTCGATTATGGTGCGAGTTGGAGTACGGGAGAGCCTGTATCACAGATTATCCTGACCCGTTTAGGGCCTTCACTGACTTTATTGATTCCACTGACGATTTTACAAACCGTGATTTCAATTATCCTTGCTTTAGCGGTTGCTTCAGTTCGTGGATCACTGACAGATCGTATGGTGATGATGCTGTGTACTATTGGCATGTCGATCAGTATTTTGGTGTATATCATCGTGTTCCAGTATGTGTTGGCATACCAACTCAGTTGGTTCCCCGTACAAGGCTGGAGTGATCAGTTTAGTCAAAACTTATTCCAATATTCTTTGCTACCTATCTTAATCATGTTGGTGGTGAGCATTGCCCCAACGCTACGTTTATATCGAAGCTTCGTCCTAGATGAAATTAACCAAGATTATGTGCGGACTGCGCGTGCCAAAGGTGTGGGGGAGTCTCGGGTACTGAGTGTGCATGTGTTGCGTAATGCATCGATTCCAATTGTCACTGAAGTGATGGCTAGTCTGCCTGCCTTACTGATTGGTGCTTTCCTGATTGAGCGATTCTTTGGTATTCCGGGTATCGGGCGTGAAATTATTATTGCGGTTGAGCGTAGTGATTTTCCTGTAATTAAAGCGATTACCGTATATATCGCTGTTGTGACTATGATTTTTAACTTGATCGCCGATCTGATTTATAAGCTCCTCGATCCTCGCGTACAGTTGAAATAG
- a CDS encoding ABC transporter substrate-binding protein produces the protein MKSTFFTVTVLSTVIAFMPMGYAKTPAQADKVLRVAFEAPDDGFDMVKTFNFYSGNVADVIFERLLQYDYLANPVKLVPSTAESLPVIEKNGQVYIFKIKPGIYFTDDPAFKGKRRELVAEDYVYSIKRILDPKNHASAFSFIDNKIVGANALVDQAKKTGTFNYDAKIEGVKALDKYTIQFKLTQPDYNFPYILAYSTFGATAREVVEYYKDQLGMHPVGTGPYMLSKYIPRSKIELVANPDYRGFVWNFKSTGTAWDNLLVKEMSGKKMPQIGKVNISIIEEEQSRWLAFQSKQLDFDKVTSSAIPKVLDQNNQLKAEMQKQGIRLYANKEAEITYSMLNMRDPVVGGNSLDKIALRRAIAMSFNVNEYIRILRKGQAVKAEMLVPAGINGHNPNYRSSIGYNPVLANKLLDHFGYKKGPDGYRNLPNGKPLTLKINTESGTASVMYSELWKKNLDAIGIRADFKVSNFADNLKAATQCQYMMWSGAWHADYPEGENFTQLLYGPNVGRGNQSCYQSAAYDNLYKQAMQQAPEKRMPFYEKMSRQIEADGTWILQDTRIRNWLIQPDVQGFKAHPIMNTNWQYLDIVPPNQK, from the coding sequence TTGAAGTCAACTTTTTTTACGGTCACTGTATTATCAACCGTTATTGCATTTATGCCGATGGGGTATGCAAAAACACCTGCTCAGGCAGATAAAGTACTCCGTGTTGCTTTTGAAGCCCCAGATGATGGTTTTGATATGGTTAAAACTTTTAATTTTTACAGCGGAAATGTCGCCGATGTAATTTTTGAAAGATTGCTTCAATACGATTATCTCGCTAACCCAGTAAAATTGGTTCCATCTACAGCAGAAAGCCTACCTGTGATTGAAAAAAATGGTCAGGTTTATATATTTAAAATAAAGCCAGGGATTTATTTTACCGATGATCCTGCATTTAAAGGTAAACGCAGAGAGCTGGTTGCAGAGGATTATGTCTATTCCATTAAGCGGATATTAGATCCTAAAAATCATGCCTCAGCATTTTCTTTTATTGATAATAAAATTGTTGGTGCAAATGCACTGGTGGACCAAGCCAAAAAAACGGGCACATTTAACTATGATGCCAAGATTGAAGGTGTAAAAGCATTAGATAAATATACAATTCAATTTAAGCTGACCCAACCTGATTATAATTTTCCTTATATTCTTGCCTATAGCACATTTGGAGCGACGGCTAGAGAAGTGGTTGAATATTATAAAGATCAGTTAGGCATGCATCCTGTGGGAACAGGGCCTTATATGCTGAGCAAATATATACCCCGCAGCAAGATCGAATTAGTTGCAAATCCTGATTATCGCGGTTTTGTCTGGAATTTTAAATCGACAGGCACGGCGTGGGATAACCTGCTAGTTAAAGAAATGAGTGGCAAGAAAATGCCGCAAATTGGCAAAGTCAATATCAGCATTATCGAAGAAGAACAATCACGTTGGCTCGCTTTTCAGTCCAAACAACTGGATTTTGATAAGGTCACTTCAAGTGCAATTCCTAAAGTGCTTGATCAAAATAATCAGTTAAAAGCAGAAATGCAAAAGCAGGGTATACGTTTGTATGCCAATAAAGAGGCAGAGATCACCTATTCAATGTTGAATATGCGTGATCCTGTTGTTGGTGGGAATAGCCTAGATAAAATTGCGTTAAGACGTGCCATCGCCATGTCTTTTAATGTCAATGAATATATTCGTATCTTAAGAAAAGGTCAGGCGGTTAAGGCTGAAATGCTGGTACCTGCAGGCATTAATGGTCATAACCCGAATTATCGCAGTAGCATTGGTTACAATCCTGTTTTAGCCAATAAATTACTGGATCATTTCGGCTATAAAAAAGGCCCAGATGGCTATCGTAATCTGCCCAATGGCAAGCCTTTAACCTTAAAAATAAATACCGAGAGTGGTACAGCTTCCGTGATGTATTCTGAATTGTGGAAGAAAAATCTAGATGCAATCGGGATTCGGGCAGACTTTAAAGTCAGTAATTTTGCCGATAACTTAAAAGCCGCAACCCAGTGTCAATACATGATGTGGAGTGGAGCATGGCATGCGGATTATCCAGAGGGTGAAAATTTCACGCAATTGCTTTATGGTCCGAATGTTGGTCGTGGTAATCAATCCTGTTATCAGTCAGCTGCTTATGACAATTTATATAAACAGGCAATGCAGCAAGCCCCTGAAAAACGTATGCCATTCTATGAAAAAATGAGTCGCCAAATTGAAGCAGATGGAACGTGGATTTTACAAGATACAAGGATTCGGAACTGGTTGATTCAACCTGATGTGCAGGGATTTAAAGCTCATCCAATTATGAATACCAACTGGCAATACTTAGATATTGTTCCACCCAATCAAAAATAA
- a CDS encoding TonB-dependent receptor yields MKKANFAQPTALPKASKTILKLSTLSLSMLCLTIAHAAEAESPSEEKAAKVVKVAVTGSSIKGVAAQSASPITIVKVDEILKQGVTTTEEALTKITANQAGFVTSQNVGRSGTAGATANLRGVGENKTLILLNGRRLAASAFDSGVTNLNIIPLAMLERIEIVRDGASAIYGTDAIGGVINFITKKQFTGLNISGGLTQPEHKGGDTQDFSIFGGYGDLEDNGFNVFGVVDYRHGNDIMAKDRKVSAKGSLIPELGLDARSSASFPANFVDSKNGASGNPYAATGCGGYAGTEALDKICLLNTQNLIGIVPKTEDISAMGRLTLKLNDSFNAIGEYVYANNKVSTSVAPDVYNGNNKVSISKNSKYYPGNGLVPTVAGLSGEPLLLSLRSQAGNRISDTENESHRVFAGIEGEAYGWDINTGVSYARSAVTETASSGYLDKAAVQSALDAGQLNPFGPQAAGDDPNLWNKLSLSGDYNKAKLESSTVDFTASRPIYTLPAGDVGFAFGGSFRHDKWDSTVNSDLAARLPSVGTDPNNPHQEGKRDISSVFTELQIPLHKTLEAQIAARYDNYSDVGDTFNPKVALRWEPLKQLMFRTSYSTGFRAPTLYEINKTNSRTLSPSNSDPILCPGGKATPDGSQARDCDQQFDRMQGGNKELEPEKSTSITAGFVLEPIKNLVFSLDYYNVEVKNQISALEASTIFENPDKYKDKFVRKADGSIDYIITTMQNMGNLKTQGFDVSLNYLTPVTSTGRFGFGIDGTYVTKYEYQNEKNGEWISSLGVYKDDGPTIRWKHVANLNWSYEDWSLNFQQQFTRGYKDQNSENLDDGYKNHRVSDYTLYNVSGTYRGFKNLDLTLGIKNIFDEEPTASNTLENFQYGYDPRFGDVTGRTYFARGTYKF; encoded by the coding sequence ATGAAAAAAGCCAACTTCGCTCAACCAACTGCTCTGCCAAAAGCGAGCAAAACCATACTTAAACTCAGTACGCTCAGTTTAAGTATGCTGTGTTTAACCATAGCTCATGCTGCTGAGGCCGAATCGCCTTCCGAGGAAAAAGCAGCCAAAGTCGTAAAAGTTGCTGTTACAGGTTCATCCATCAAAGGCGTTGCAGCCCAGAGCGCGTCTCCCATTACCATTGTCAAAGTAGACGAGATTCTGAAACAAGGGGTGACTACGACAGAAGAAGCACTGACCAAAATTACTGCCAACCAAGCTGGTTTTGTTACTTCACAAAACGTCGGGCGTTCTGGCACAGCAGGAGCAACAGCCAATTTACGAGGCGTTGGTGAAAATAAGACTTTGATTTTACTCAATGGTCGCCGTTTGGCTGCAAGTGCATTTGATAGTGGTGTGACTAATTTAAATATCATTCCCCTCGCTATGCTAGAACGTATCGAAATCGTCCGTGATGGTGCTTCTGCAATTTATGGTACGGATGCAATTGGTGGGGTTATTAACTTCATCACCAAAAAACAATTCACTGGACTAAATATCAGTGGTGGTCTTACTCAACCTGAACACAAAGGTGGTGATACCCAAGACTTCAGTATTTTTGGTGGTTATGGTGACCTTGAAGATAATGGTTTTAATGTATTTGGTGTGGTTGATTATCGCCATGGCAATGACATCATGGCTAAAGATAGAAAGGTTAGTGCAAAAGGCAGCCTGATTCCCGAACTTGGTCTTGATGCACGAAGTTCAGCCTCTTTTCCTGCCAATTTCGTTGATTCTAAAAATGGAGCCAGTGGAAATCCTTATGCAGCAACGGGCTGTGGAGGTTATGCAGGTACTGAAGCGCTTGATAAAATTTGCCTATTAAACACCCAAAACCTGATTGGAATCGTACCGAAAACAGAAGATATTTCGGCAATGGGTCGTTTAACACTGAAGCTAAATGATAGCTTCAACGCTATTGGTGAATATGTTTATGCCAATAACAAGGTCTCAACCTCAGTCGCACCTGATGTCTATAACGGCAATAATAAAGTCTCAATTAGCAAGAATAGTAAGTATTATCCTGGGAATGGTTTAGTACCCACTGTTGCGGGCCTCAGTGGTGAACCACTTCTACTCTCACTCCGCTCACAAGCCGGCAATCGCATCAGTGATACCGAGAATGAATCTCACCGAGTTTTTGCAGGTATTGAAGGTGAAGCATATGGTTGGGATATCAATACAGGTGTCAGCTATGCACGCAGTGCCGTCACCGAGACAGCAAGCAGTGGATATTTAGATAAAGCTGCCGTGCAATCCGCTTTAGATGCTGGCCAACTTAATCCATTTGGTCCACAGGCAGCTGGAGATGATCCAAATCTTTGGAACAAACTCTCACTTTCAGGAGATTATAACAAAGCAAAATTAGAATCGAGTACAGTCGATTTTACTGCAAGCCGACCAATTTATACCTTACCTGCTGGTGATGTAGGTTTCGCATTTGGCGGCAGTTTCCGCCATGACAAGTGGGATTCTACTGTAAATTCAGATCTCGCTGCTCGTTTACCAAGCGTTGGGACTGATCCAAACAATCCACATCAGGAAGGCAAGCGCGATATTTCATCGGTATTTACCGAACTACAAATCCCATTACATAAAACGTTAGAAGCACAAATTGCAGCGCGCTACGACAACTATAGTGATGTCGGTGATACCTTTAATCCAAAAGTTGCTTTACGTTGGGAACCACTTAAACAACTAATGTTCCGTACTTCATATAGTACAGGCTTCCGCGCACCAACCTTATATGAAATCAATAAAACCAATAGTCGAACTTTATCACCAAGTAACAGTGACCCAATTTTATGTCCAGGGGGCAAAGCTACCCCTGATGGTAGTCAGGCTCGTGACTGTGATCAGCAGTTTGATCGTATGCAAGGTGGTAACAAAGAGTTAGAGCCTGAAAAATCGACGTCGATCACAGCAGGTTTTGTACTTGAACCAATCAAAAACCTTGTGTTCTCTCTAGATTACTACAATGTCGAAGTTAAAAATCAAATCTCGGCACTTGAAGCATCGACCATTTTTGAAAACCCAGATAAATATAAAGACAAATTTGTTCGTAAAGCAGATGGTTCAATCGACTATATCATTACAACTATGCAGAACATGGGCAATTTAAAAACCCAAGGTTTTGATGTCAGCCTGAACTATTTAACTCCTGTCACATCAACTGGTCGTTTTGGCTTTGGAATTGATGGAACCTATGTCACCAAATACGAATATCAAAATGAAAAAAATGGTGAGTGGATCAGCAGTTTAGGTGTTTACAAGGATGATGGACCAACCATTCGTTGGAAGCATGTCGCAAATCTTAACTGGAGCTATGAAGACTGGTCACTCAACTTCCAACAGCAATTTACACGCGGCTATAAAGATCAAAACTCAGAAAATCTTGATGACGGTTATAAGAATCATCGTGTCAGTGACTATACCCTTTATAACGTTTCGGGCACATACCGTGGTTTCAAAAATCTGGATTTAACACTCGGTATTAAAAATATCTTTGATGAAGAACCAACAGCATCCAACACCTTGGAGAATTTCCAGTATGGCTATGACCCACGTTTTGGTGATGTAACAGGTCGAACTTACTTCGCCCGCGGTACTTATAAATTTTAA
- a CDS encoding ABC transporter substrate-binding protein yields the protein MKQNFKLSMQRTSLVLLLGTTLSLGVTITEAKSPADPKKVLRYAFPVAETGFDPVAVQDLYSAHILYSVFETLYTYDYLASPAKLVPNTAVALPEVSTDGLTYTIRIKKGIYFTPDPVFKGKARELTATDYAYSFKRLLDPNLHSPNSWLFDGRISGIDSAIQQAAKNGKFNYDQPIAGLQTPDRYTLVIRLKEPNYNFPMLLAHQPTGAVAREVIEHYRDKAGYAMGHPVGTGPYVLVQWTPGSRIILKANPDYRGYTWNFKATHPEDQKIVKQMQGKKMPQIGVVDIQVIEESQSGWLSFQKDGLDIFTLDGELPAQALKDGQLKPELAKKGIQLSRIADPSIDYLYWNIQNPVVGGVSKEKIALRRAMAMATSKEKFINILAKGNAKNLESPIPYGIAGHDPNYRSSIPYSVKAANLLLDRYNYKVGKDGWRMLPNGKPLVIEFMPSSSSARSMQMAELLKKELANIKVNMVSKPVPFAEGLKAEKQCKTMFKASAWIADYPDADNFVQLFYGNNIHATNHTCFKLPEYDRLYEQSLKLADGPERNLLYRKMSRLLEFYAPVQFISTRYRTVVAQPRVIGYKKHPILPAEWMYIDMQDKQP from the coding sequence ATGAAGCAAAATTTTAAACTTTCGATGCAACGGACTAGTCTGGTGCTGTTATTGGGGACAACATTAAGTCTAGGGGTAACGATTACAGAAGCGAAAAGCCCTGCCGATCCAAAAAAAGTGTTACGTTATGCTTTTCCCGTAGCTGAGACTGGATTTGATCCTGTTGCTGTACAAGATTTATATTCAGCACATATTTTGTATTCAGTGTTTGAAACATTATATACCTATGATTATTTAGCTTCACCCGCAAAACTCGTTCCAAATACGGCGGTGGCTTTGCCAGAAGTGAGTACCGATGGTTTGACCTATACCATTCGAATAAAAAAAGGAATTTATTTCACCCCTGATCCTGTATTTAAAGGCAAAGCGAGAGAATTAACTGCAACAGACTATGCCTATTCTTTTAAACGTTTGCTTGATCCAAATCTACATTCACCCAACAGTTGGTTGTTTGATGGACGTATCTCAGGAATAGATAGTGCTATCCAGCAAGCAGCGAAAAATGGAAAATTTAATTACGATCAGCCGATTGCAGGGCTACAAACACCAGATCGTTATACTTTGGTGATTCGATTAAAAGAGCCAAATTATAATTTTCCAATGCTACTTGCACATCAACCAACGGGTGCAGTCGCGCGTGAAGTGATTGAACATTATCGTGATAAAGCAGGCTATGCGATGGGACATCCTGTAGGGACAGGGCCTTATGTTCTCGTACAATGGACACCAGGCTCGCGTATTATTTTGAAAGCAAATCCTGATTATCGCGGTTATACATGGAATTTTAAAGCGACCCATCCTGAAGATCAGAAAATCGTAAAGCAAATGCAAGGCAAAAAAATGCCGCAGATTGGTGTGGTTGATATTCAAGTGATTGAAGAATCACAGTCAGGATGGTTATCTTTCCAAAAAGATGGGCTAGATATATTTACTTTAGATGGTGAATTACCTGCACAAGCTTTAAAAGATGGTCAGTTAAAGCCAGAGTTGGCAAAAAAAGGGATTCAACTTTCACGTATTGCTGACCCTTCGATTGATTATTTGTATTGGAATATACAAAACCCTGTGGTCGGTGGCGTGAGTAAAGAGAAAATTGCTTTACGCCGTGCAATGGCGATGGCAACCTCTAAAGAGAAATTTATCAACATTTTAGCCAAAGGGAACGCCAAAAATTTAGAATCGCCGATTCCTTATGGTATCGCGGGGCATGATCCCAATTATAGAAGCAGCATTCCGTATTCCGTCAAAGCAGCAAATTTATTACTAGATCGTTATAACTACAAAGTGGGCAAAGATGGTTGGCGGATGTTGCCGAATGGCAAGCCACTGGTGATTGAGTTTATGCCATCCAGTAGCAGTGCACGCAGTATGCAGATGGCAGAACTGTTAAAGAAAGAATTAGCCAATATCAAAGTCAATATGGTCTCTAAACCTGTGCCTTTTGCAGAAGGTTTAAAGGCTGAAAAACAATGTAAAACCATGTTTAAAGCTTCCGCTTGGATTGCAGACTATCCTGATGCAGACAACTTTGTGCAGTTGTTTTATGGCAATAATATTCATGCCACCAACCATACTTGTTTTAAATTGCCAGAATATGATCGTTTATATGAACAGTCATTGAAACTTGCTGATGGTCCTGAACGGAATTTGTTATATCGCAAAATGTCACGTCTTTTAGAGTTTTATGCGCCTGTACAATTCATATCGACCCGTTACCGTACTGTCGTGGCTCAACCTCGAGTGATTGGCTATAAAAAGCATCCGATTCTGCCCGCAGAGTGGATGTACATTGATATGCAAGATAAGCAACCTTAG